In the Phaeobacter piscinae genome, AGGCCCATTTTCACCGCTTTGTAGAACATGGTCCCATGGTCGATCCGGTCCATATTGTCATCGGGCCAGGTGTCGGTGTGGGCATCAAACTGCAGCAGCGAGATGGGGCCGTATTTCTCGGCATAGGCCTTCAGGATCGGGAAGCTGATATAGTGATCGCCACCCAAGACGACCGAGGCCGTATCGGAGGCCAGAATACCACGAATATGCTCCGTCAGCGCGGCAGGGAAGGCCGGAACATCGGCGTGATCAAAGGCCAGATCGCCATAATCGGCGATGGCCAGCGTGCTGAGCGGGCTATGGGGCCAGCCATAGGGTTCATCCGGGCTTTGCAGCGCTGAGGCCTCGCGGATGGCGCGCGGACCCAGCCGTGTTCCGGGCCGGTTGGTGACCGCCTGATCAAACGGCACGCCGGTGACCGCGATGTCCACCCCGGTCAGATCCTTGGTATATTTGCGTCGCAGGAAAGAAGTTGCCCCACCAAAGGTGATCTCAAAGCTGAGACCTTTCATATCCTCACGCGTAAAGGCGTGATCGATCATGTGCTTTGCGTCTTCTAGCGCCATTCTGCGCCTCCTTGTGATGCACCTGCTGTTTGATCAAATAGCGGGTCACATTGTCCTTGTCACCCGTCGTTGGACGCCTGGGCCATGGGCTGTGCTCTCTCGACCAGACGGGCGAAAAACGACGCCCCAATCGGCGCGATCTCATCGTTGAAATCATACTTCGGATGATGCAGCCCGGCGCTGTCGCCCTGCCCCAGAAACAGATAGGCGCCGGGGCGGGCCTGCAACATGTAGGAGAAATCCTCCGCCCCCATTTCGCGCCCGGCCTCGGCCTCCACATTCTCAGGACCCGCAACCTCGCCCGCGACGCTGGCCGCAAAACCCGTCTTGGACGCGTCATTGATGGTGGCGGGGTAGCCGACCTCATAATCCAGCTCAGCCTCCACACCGTAGCTTGCCGCCTGACCGGCGACGATCTCCTTCATCCGCCGCATCACCATCTCCTGCACACGCGGATCAAAGGTGCGCACGGTGCCGTTGATATAGGCGGTGTCGGGGATCACATTGTCGACAGTGCCGGTGTGGATCTGAGTGACGGAGACCACAAGATCGTCCAGCGCATAATGATTGCGCGACACAATCGTCTGGATCGCCTGCGCCATGCCACAGGCCGCCATCACCGGATCGCGGGTTTCATGCGGCATCGCCCCATGGCCCCCGACGCCCTGAATATGGATGTGGAAGGTATCCACCGCCGCCATCAACGGCCCCGGCGTGGTGGCAAAGGCGCCCACAGGCAGGCCCGGTGCATTATGCAGGGCGTAGACCTCGCCAATGTTGAACCGCTCCATGATGCCCTCTTCGACCATGATACGGGCACCGCCGATGGCTTCCTCTGCAGGCTGGAAGATCAGCGCCACGCGGCCTTTGAAGTTGCGCGTCTCCGCGAGGTATTTTGCAGCCCCCAGGAGCATGGTGGTGTGACCATCGTGACCACAGGCGTGCATATTGCCCGCATGACCTGAGACATAGTCGACACCGCTTTCCTCAGGGATGGGCAATGCGTCCATATCGGCGCGCAACCCGATGGTTGGCCCATCGCCTGCGTCACTGCCCTGCCCGTTGATGATCGCCACCATGCCGCTGGTGGCGATGCCCTCATGCAGCTCATCCACACCAAATTCGCGCAGCCGCTCAGCCACAAAGGCCGCTGTTTTCGGCAGATCCAGCGCCAGTTCGGGGATCTGGTGCAGATGCCGACGCCAGGTCTTCATCTCGTCGGCGTAATCGGCAATTCGGTTCACAACCGGCATGGGGGTGGACTCCTTGGTCAGACTCGGGATTGATGCATCTGACACTGGAACAAGAGCCGCCGCAATGCCCGAAACCGATCTCATCCACAATGAAACCGCAGGCATCGAACGGC is a window encoding:
- the speB gene encoding agmatinase, producing the protein MALEDAKHMIDHAFTREDMKGLSFEITFGGATSFLRRKYTKDLTGVDIAVTGVPFDQAVTNRPGTRLGPRAIREASALQSPDEPYGWPHSPLSTLAIADYGDLAFDHADVPAFPAALTEHIRGILASDTASVVLGGDHYISFPILKAYAEKYGPISLLQFDAHTDTWPDDNMDRIDHGTMFYKAVKMGLVDPKTSVQVGIRTTNDDTLGVNIIDASTVHEIGPVETAKRIKAILGDRPTYLTFDIDCLDPAYAPGTGTPVWGGLTSAQAARILREIAGINIKGGDVVEVSPPFDTTGATAIAGAHVATEIICLLGWNMRDND
- a CDS encoding M20 aminoacylase family protein, translating into MPVVNRIADYADEMKTWRRHLHQIPELALDLPKTAAFVAERLREFGVDELHEGIATSGMVAIINGQGSDAGDGPTIGLRADMDALPIPEESGVDYVSGHAGNMHACGHDGHTTMLLGAAKYLAETRNFKGRVALIFQPAEEAIGGARIMVEEGIMERFNIGEVYALHNAPGLPVGAFATTPGPLMAAVDTFHIHIQGVGGHGAMPHETRDPVMAACGMAQAIQTIVSRNHYALDDLVVSVTQIHTGTVDNVIPDTAYINGTVRTFDPRVQEMVMRRMKEIVAGQAASYGVEAELDYEVGYPATINDASKTGFAASVAGEVAGPENVEAEAGREMGAEDFSYMLQARPGAYLFLGQGDSAGLHHPKYDFNDEIAPIGASFFARLVERAQPMAQASNDG